A section of the Acidobacterium capsulatum ATCC 51196 genome encodes:
- a CDS encoding amidohydrolase family protein, translating into MSLKQFRFPALVSLLAALGASAMAQTAAKPLPSVSIDAAVVVLEHVHVIDGTGEPERAAQTIIVAHGAITYAGPAAGAPHPDGAKVLDLSGDTVMPGYVAMHEHLFYPLPGNGRGHLPLYGEMADSAPRLYLAAGVTTARTTGSIEPYTDLAVKKLVDTGAIPGPDFYITSPYLEGNPPIGPQLHALTGPADAARTVDYWAAEGVTSYKAYMHITPPELRAAIAHVHAHGMKITGHLCSIGFQQAAAMGMDNLEHGLIVDTEFVPNKQPGVCPGQREGEEALAKLDVSGPRIQKTIHVLVAHHVAVTSTLAVFESFAPNQPPMSEEIRAKAVLFPASWKDYMATRTAIAAHAKGSIMPRLLTMEMQFERDFVKQGGLLMFGCDPTGYGGVLPGYGDQRALELLVQAGFTPEEAIHIATENGATFLGIARRVGTVAAGKQADLIVVKGDPGKNIHDIENVQVVFKDGVGYDPAKLIAPIQGWMGLR; encoded by the coding sequence ATGTCACTGAAACAGTTCCGTTTTCCCGCATTGGTTTCTCTCCTGGCTGCGCTCGGTGCTTCGGCAATGGCGCAAACGGCGGCCAAACCGCTGCCCTCCGTCAGCATCGACGCGGCGGTCGTGGTGCTGGAGCACGTCCACGTAATCGACGGCACGGGCGAGCCGGAGCGCGCAGCGCAGACCATCATCGTCGCGCATGGCGCCATCACCTACGCCGGCCCGGCGGCGGGTGCTCCGCACCCGGACGGGGCGAAGGTGCTCGACCTGAGCGGCGACACCGTCATGCCCGGCTATGTGGCGATGCACGAGCATCTGTTTTATCCGCTGCCGGGCAATGGCCGGGGGCATCTGCCGCTCTATGGCGAGATGGCCGACAGCGCTCCCCGGCTCTATCTGGCGGCGGGCGTGACCACGGCGCGCACCACCGGCAGCATTGAGCCGTACACCGATCTGGCAGTGAAAAAGCTGGTGGATACGGGCGCGATTCCGGGGCCGGACTTCTACATCACCTCGCCGTACCTTGAGGGCAACCCGCCGATTGGCCCGCAACTCCATGCCCTGACCGGGCCGGCGGATGCGGCGCGCACGGTGGACTACTGGGCGGCCGAGGGCGTCACCTCTTACAAGGCCTACATGCACATCACTCCGCCCGAGCTGCGCGCGGCGATTGCGCACGTCCACGCGCACGGCATGAAGATCACCGGGCACCTCTGCTCCATCGGCTTTCAGCAGGCCGCCGCCATGGGCATGGACAATCTGGAGCACGGCCTGATTGTGGATACCGAATTTGTGCCGAACAAGCAGCCGGGCGTGTGTCCGGGGCAGCGCGAGGGCGAAGAGGCGCTGGCGAAGCTGGACGTCTCCGGCCCGCGGATTCAGAAGACCATTCACGTGCTGGTGGCGCATCACGTCGCCGTGACGTCCACGCTGGCGGTGTTTGAGAGCTTCGCGCCGAACCAGCCGCCCATGAGCGAAGAGATTCGCGCCAAGGCCGTGCTCTTCCCCGCCAGTTGGAAGGATTACATGGCCACGCGCACCGCCATCGCCGCGCACGCGAAGGGCTCCATCATGCCGCGCCTGCTCACCATGGAGATGCAGTTTGAGCGCGACTTTGTGAAGCAGGGCGGCCTGCTGATGTTCGGCTGCGACCCCACCGGCTACGGCGGCGTGTTGCCGGGCTATGGCGACCAGCGCGCGCTCGAACTGCTGGTGCAGGCCGGATTCACCCCCGAAGAGGCCATTCACATTGCCACCGAAAATGGCGCGACGTTTCTCGGCATTGCCCGGCGCGTGGGCACGGTCGCCGCAGGCAAGCAGGCAGACCTGATCGTGGTGAAGGGCGACCCGGGCAAAAATATTCACGACATTGAGAATGTGCAGGTGGTGTTCAAAGACGGTGTGGGATATGACCCGGCGAAGCTGATTGCCCCGATTCAGGGATGGATGGGCCTGCGCTAA
- a CDS encoding ester cyclase — translation MTHSRKQKLAQFIRQVWDEGNADAVDAYLAPAYTLHHDPGDAWEGQTLDRAGFKDRLLRSRAAFPDQRFDIQHSIEDGDTVVITWLWQATHQGDLPGYVATGKTLRMSGATAYFFDEQDRLTGHWQITDRLTIFQQLERNKAASAGNG, via the coding sequence ATGACCCATTCCCGCAAGCAGAAGCTCGCGCAATTTATCCGGCAGGTTTGGGACGAAGGCAATGCCGATGCCGTGGATGCCTACCTTGCGCCCGCGTATACCCTGCATCACGATCCCGGCGATGCCTGGGAAGGCCAGACCCTTGATCGCGCCGGATTCAAGGATCGCCTGCTGCGCTCGCGTGCCGCGTTCCCTGACCAGCGCTTCGACATTCAGCATTCCATCGAGGATGGAGATACGGTCGTCATCACCTGGCTCTGGCAGGCCACGCATCAGGGCGACCTTCCGGGTTACGTGGCGACCGGAAAAACCCTCCGCATGTCCGGGGCCACGGCCTACTTCTTTGACGAGCAGGACCGTCTCACGGGCCACTGGCAAATCACCGACCGGCTGACAATCTTTCAGCAGCTTGAGCGCAACAAGGCCGCATCTGCGGGAAATGGGTGA
- a CDS encoding DUF6979 family protein, translating to MANRYGEAALIASQQGSSGTVNPVARWEAAMLQVYPTSIAARKKGSPRGAFLGLCEEGFVKGIPPGHYAASKDNKNYAVRAAELLLEGSRKWSRSELWQAVTEDPSKKENHQMDIVLALWKHDLIVKR from the coding sequence GTGGCCAACAGGTACGGAGAGGCGGCACTGATCGCATCTCAACAAGGCAGCTCAGGCACAGTCAATCCCGTGGCAAGGTGGGAAGCCGCTATGTTGCAGGTCTATCCCACAAGCATCGCGGCCCGGAAGAAAGGCTCTCCTCGGGGAGCATTTCTCGGTCTTTGCGAAGAGGGATTCGTGAAGGGCATTCCTCCGGGGCACTACGCGGCGTCGAAGGACAACAAGAATTATGCGGTCCGGGCTGCGGAATTATTGCTGGAAGGCTCACGCAAATGGTCTCGAAGTGAACTGTGGCAGGCCGTCACAGAGGATCCATCTAAAAAGGAAAATCATCAGATGGACATTGTCCTGGCACTCTGGAAACACGACCTGATCGTGAAGAGATAA
- a CDS encoding polyprenyl synthetase family protein: protein MSATIDVTEILRAGVEATDAALERLLPAPDAVPSSIHRAIRHSTFAGGKRLRPVLAMEAARTLRRDRALPAGVEDLGAAIEMLHTYSLIHDDLPALDNDDLRRGKPTCHVVFGEAIAILAGDALQTLAYQTLAQLRCPAPATVEIIRLIAEATGTVEGMIGGQVLDLEGEGTRPTAESVDAIHRAKTGALIRVSIVTGGVYAGATPEDVERLTIFGRKAGLAFQIVDDVLDMTQDSAHLGKTAGKDLATDKATWPAVFGIEASRRDAARLIDEAFAALEPYGPAADGLKTVARFLVERTN from the coding sequence ATGTCCGCCACGATCGATGTCACCGAAATTCTTCGCGCCGGGGTTGAGGCCACCGACGCCGCTCTGGAGCGTCTGCTGCCCGCTCCCGATGCCGTGCCCAGTTCCATTCATCGCGCCATCCGTCACAGCACCTTTGCCGGCGGCAAGCGCCTGCGCCCGGTGCTCGCCATGGAGGCCGCGCGCACGCTGCGCCGCGACCGCGCCCTGCCAGCCGGAGTGGAGGACCTGGGTGCAGCCATTGAAATGCTGCACACCTACTCGCTGATTCACGACGATCTTCCGGCGCTTGACAACGATGACCTGCGCCGTGGCAAGCCCACCTGCCACGTCGTCTTTGGCGAGGCTATTGCCATTCTGGCGGGCGACGCCCTGCAGACGCTCGCTTATCAAACGCTCGCGCAGCTTCGCTGCCCCGCGCCCGCGACGGTGGAGATCATTCGCCTCATCGCCGAGGCCACCGGCACCGTCGAAGGTATGATTGGCGGCCAGGTGCTCGATCTCGAGGGCGAGGGAACCAGGCCCACGGCGGAGTCGGTCGATGCCATTCATCGCGCCAAGACCGGCGCGCTCATTCGTGTCAGCATCGTCACCGGCGGCGTGTATGCCGGGGCCACGCCCGAAGACGTGGAGCGCCTGACCATCTTTGGCCGCAAGGCGGGCCTCGCCTTCCAGATTGTGGACGATGTGCTCGACATGACGCAGGATTCCGCGCACCTGGGCAAGACCGCCGGCAAGGATCTCGCCACCGACAAGGCCACCTGGCCGGCCGTCTTCGGCATCGAGGCCTCGCGCCGCGACGCCGCGCGCCTCATCGACGAAGCCTTCGCCGCGCTCGAGCCGTACGGCCCTGCCGCCGATGGACTCAAAACGGTCGCCCGTTTTCTGGTCGAGCGCACGAATTAG
- a CDS encoding penicillin acylase family protein gives MASVSSVSSRSRRPWLRWTLSAFLFLVAAAALGIVGGAWWIRHDMFATLPRLDGTLHIPGLAAPALVRRDQHGVPHIQAASIDDLVFAQGYVTAQDRLWQMDMARRLAAGDAAQVLGSSLVAHDKLERTLLLLPTAQRIAASMSPAEQRYFADYARGVNAYIAQHRGNLPTPFRVLMYKPEPWTSVDSILIGLSMVQMLDEHWPDKLARQQITAKIGPALASALYPTGSWRDHPPVSDQPPISAPDQIIPQIPLDPSQTAARLTRPLAHTRFSRAASADLARLRAIDGQPACRGCTSGSNEWVVSGAHTASGKPMLSNDMHLEMQLPGIWYEADLEAPGFHAAGVTVPGMPFIIAGHNSHIAWGFTALYADTQDLYIEHLNRRGTAYHDASGWHRLTLRHERIPVRGGPSVPLTIRITNHGPILNPVLPHTRETLSLRWTAYDASANHLPLFALDTACDWASFRAALAEWWAPTLNVVYADDQGNIGYQAIGYVPYRPGGLAGVPIADAQHEWQGMIPFNKLPESFNPPEGLLATANARVTPTDDPMPLTLEWADPYRNQRIWRVLSGRNGLTPADMLALQNDVYSALDQLVAQRLVYAIDHADHPSKRLRRAANIMRTWNGEVTTDSSAAAIVDAERSVFWRMLLEPKLRARWTLYSWAESQYAEEQLLVNQPAGWLPRRYRNWNDFLAAVVTEGLRKKHAPADLTHWQFGSWHVVEVEHPLWGMLPWFHNWTGVGPLPLSGDTSTVKHVSRSFGPSQRFTIDFGNPNAATENIVIGQSGDPLSPWYSDQWPFWYHGTTFTLPYGEAEVSAATTHALHLVP, from the coding sequence ATGGCCTCCGTCTCTTCTGTGTCTTCCCGCTCGCGCCGCCCCTGGCTGCGCTGGACCCTCTCTGCCTTTCTGTTTCTAGTGGCCGCCGCCGCGCTCGGCATCGTGGGCGGCGCATGGTGGATTCGCCACGACATGTTCGCGACGCTGCCCCGTCTGGATGGAACCCTCCACATCCCCGGCCTCGCCGCGCCCGCGCTCGTGCGCCGCGACCAGCACGGCGTGCCGCACATTCAGGCCGCGAGCATCGATGACCTTGTCTTTGCGCAGGGTTATGTCACCGCGCAGGACCGCCTCTGGCAGATGGACATGGCGCGCCGCCTCGCCGCCGGAGATGCCGCGCAGGTGCTCGGCTCCTCACTGGTAGCGCACGACAAGCTGGAGCGCACGCTGCTGCTGCTGCCCACCGCGCAGCGCATCGCCGCCAGCATGAGTCCGGCGGAGCAGCGCTACTTCGCCGACTATGCGCGCGGCGTCAACGCCTACATTGCGCAGCATCGCGGCAATCTGCCCACGCCCTTTCGCGTGCTCATGTACAAGCCCGAGCCGTGGACCTCGGTCGATTCCATCCTCATTGGCCTCAGCATGGTGCAGATGCTCGATGAGCACTGGCCCGACAAGCTGGCCCGGCAGCAGATCACCGCAAAGATCGGCCCGGCGCTTGCATCCGCTCTTTACCCCACGGGCTCGTGGCGCGACCATCCGCCGGTGAGCGATCAGCCGCCCATCTCCGCGCCGGATCAGATCATTCCGCAGATTCCGCTCGATCCCTCGCAGACGGCAGCGCGCCTGACGCGGCCCCTCGCGCATACCAGATTCAGCCGTGCCGCCAGCGCCGACCTCGCCCGGCTGCGCGCCATCGACGGCCAGCCCGCCTGCCGCGGATGCACCTCGGGCTCCAATGAATGGGTGGTCTCGGGCGCGCACACGGCCAGCGGCAAGCCCATGCTGTCCAATGACATGCACCTTGAGATGCAGCTTCCGGGCATCTGGTATGAGGCCGACCTTGAGGCTCCCGGCTTTCACGCCGCCGGAGTCACGGTGCCCGGCATGCCCTTCATCATTGCCGGGCACAATAGCCACATTGCCTGGGGATTCACCGCGCTCTACGCCGATACGCAGGATCTCTACATCGAGCATCTCAACCGGCGCGGCACCGCTTACCATGACGCTTCCGGCTGGCATCGCCTCACGCTGCGGCATGAGCGCATTCCGGTGCGCGGCGGTCCCAGCGTGCCGCTGACCATTCGCATCACCAATCACGGGCCCATTCTCAACCCCGTGCTGCCGCATACCCGCGAGACGCTCTCGCTGCGCTGGACCGCCTACGATGCCAGCGCCAATCACCTGCCGCTCTTCGCGCTCGATACGGCCTGTGACTGGGCCAGCTTTCGCGCGGCGCTCGCCGAGTGGTGGGCACCCACGCTCAACGTGGTGTATGCCGACGATCAGGGCAACATCGGCTATCAGGCCATTGGCTATGTACCCTACCGTCCGGGTGGACTGGCCGGCGTGCCCATTGCCGATGCGCAGCATGAGTGGCAGGGCATGATTCCGTTCAACAAGCTGCCGGAGTCTTTCAATCCTCCCGAGGGCCTGCTGGCCACGGCGAATGCACGCGTCACGCCCACAGATGACCCCATGCCGCTGACGCTCGAGTGGGCTGACCCGTATCGCAACCAGCGCATCTGGCGCGTGCTGAGCGGGCGCAACGGGCTCACCCCGGCCGACATGCTCGCGCTGCAGAATGATGTCTACTCCGCGCTCGATCAGCTCGTGGCGCAGCGGCTCGTCTATGCCATCGACCATGCGGATCATCCGTCAAAGCGGCTGCGGCGGGCGGCCAACATCATGCGCACCTGGAATGGCGAGGTCACCACGGATTCTTCCGCGGCAGCCATTGTGGATGCGGAGCGCAGCGTCTTCTGGCGCATGCTGCTCGAGCCGAAACTCCGCGCGCGCTGGACGCTCTACAGTTGGGCCGAGAGCCAGTATGCCGAGGAGCAGCTTCTCGTGAATCAGCCCGCGGGCTGGCTGCCGCGCCGCTACCGCAACTGGAACGACTTTCTGGCCGCCGTGGTCACCGAGGGGCTGCGCAAGAAGCACGCCCCGGCCGATCTGACCCACTGGCAGTTTGGCTCCTGGCACGTGGTCGAGGTGGAGCATCCGCTCTGGGGCATGCTGCCGTGGTTCCATAATTGGACCGGCGTGGGCCCGCTGCCGCTCTCGGGCGACACCAGCACCGTCAAGCATGTGAGCCGCAGCTTTGGCCCGTCGCAGCGCTTCACCATCGACTTCGGCAACCCCAACGCCGCGACAGAGAATATCGTGATCGGCCAGTCCGGCGACCCGTTGAGCCCCTGGTACAGCGACCAGTGGCCCTTCTGGTATCACGGAACCACCTTTACGCTCCCCTACGGCGAGGCCGAGGTCTCCGCCGCCACCACGCACGCGCTGCATCTGGTGCCGTGA
- a CDS encoding HAD family hydrolase, with the protein MTHEPLAIPLKPYRAYLFDLDGTVADSMPLHLRSWQQAVEEHGGHFPMDLFYEWGGMPLVKSVELLNERFGYRMIPADVVRRKEQLYYELLPELEPIHSVLAHVLEQHGRIPLAIVSGSPCAGIHNTLTRLGLLDRFDVLIGSEDYTHGKPHPEPFLTAAARLNVAPADCLVFEDADAGIASAEAAGMDWVRVPVRRLAE; encoded by the coding sequence ATGACGCACGAACCGCTCGCCATTCCCTTGAAGCCCTACCGCGCCTACCTTTTTGACCTGGACGGCACCGTCGCGGACTCCATGCCGCTGCACCTGCGCTCGTGGCAGCAGGCCGTCGAGGAGCATGGCGGCCATTTTCCCATGGATCTTTTTTATGAGTGGGGCGGCATGCCGCTGGTCAAGAGCGTGGAGCTGCTCAACGAGCGCTTCGGCTACCGGATGATTCCCGCCGACGTGGTGCGCCGCAAGGAGCAGCTTTACTACGAGCTGCTGCCGGAGCTCGAACCCATCCACTCCGTGCTGGCGCACGTTCTGGAACAGCATGGGCGCATTCCCCTCGCCATCGTCTCCGGCTCGCCCTGCGCGGGCATTCACAACACGCTCACGCGCCTCGGCCTGCTGGACCGCTTCGACGTGCTCATCGGGTCAGAGGATTACACGCACGGCAAGCCTCACCCCGAACCCTTTCTGACCGCCGCCGCGCGCCTCAATGTCGCGCCCGCCGACTGCCTCGTCTTTGAAGACGCCGACGCCGGCATCGCCTCGGCCGAGGCCGCCGGCATGGACTGGGTGCGCGTTCCGGTGCGCCGCCTCGCGGAGTAG
- a CDS encoding enoyl-CoA hydratase/isomerase family protein: MHYEMIQVHQQSGLCRITLNRPDKRNALHPQLIGELIEAFRAAGSDAACGAILLTGAGSAFCAGLDLEHLQSLEHKTPAEHHADSARIAELFLALYDCPRPTIAAVNGAAIAGGCGLATLCDFTLAVPRARFGYTEVRIGFIPAIVSSFLRAQVGEKQARDLLLTGRIVEAPEALALGLVNRIVEPEELLPACEALAAELLKNSPEAIAATKRLLRDQTRAALDAEIAAAVQANADARLTDDFREGIRSFLEKRPPQWPSLNLK, encoded by the coding sequence ATGCACTATGAGATGATCCAGGTCCATCAGCAATCCGGCCTCTGCCGCATCACCCTCAACCGGCCAGACAAGCGCAACGCGCTGCATCCGCAACTCATCGGCGAGCTGATCGAGGCCTTCCGCGCGGCTGGCAGTGACGCAGCCTGCGGAGCCATTCTGCTCACCGGCGCGGGTTCGGCCTTCTGCGCCGGGCTTGACCTCGAACATCTGCAATCGCTCGAACACAAAACACCCGCCGAGCACCATGCCGACTCCGCCCGCATTGCCGAGCTGTTTCTCGCGCTCTACGACTGCCCCAGGCCCACCATCGCCGCCGTCAACGGTGCGGCCATCGCCGGCGGATGCGGCCTGGCCACGCTCTGCGACTTCACGCTTGCCGTGCCGCGCGCGAGGTTCGGCTACACCGAGGTGCGCATCGGCTTCATCCCCGCGATTGTGTCGTCGTTTCTGCGCGCGCAGGTTGGAGAAAAACAGGCCCGCGACCTATTGCTCACGGGCCGCATCGTGGAAGCGCCTGAAGCGCTCGCCCTCGGCCTCGTCAACCGCATCGTGGAGCCGGAAGAACTCCTGCCCGCCTGCGAGGCGCTCGCAGCGGAGTTATTGAAGAATAGCCCCGAGGCGATCGCCGCCACCAAGCGCCTGCTGCGCGACCAGACCCGCGCCGCGCTCGATGCCGAAATCGCCGCCGCCGTTCAGGCCAATGCCGACGCGCGCCTCACAGACGACTTTCGCGAAGGCATCCGGTCGTTTCTGGAGAAACGCCCGCCGCAGTGGCCCTCGCTCAATCTCAAGTAA